In one Capra hircus breed San Clemente chromosome 22, ASM170441v1, whole genome shotgun sequence genomic region, the following are encoded:
- the LOC102168949 gene encoding 40S ribosomal protein S27-like produces the protein MPLTKDLLHPSPEEKRKHKKRLVQSPNSYFMDVKCPGCYKITTIFSHAQTVVLCVGCSTVLCHPTGGKTRLTEGCSFRQKRH, from the coding sequence ATGCCTCTCACAAAGGATCTTCTTCATCCCTCtccagaagagaagaggaaacacAAGAAGCGCCTGGTGCAGAGCCCCAATTCCTATTTCATGGATGTAAAATGCCCAGGTTGCTATAAAATCACCACCATCTTTAGCCATGCACAAACAGTAGTTTTGTGTGTTGGCTGCTCTACTGTCCTCTGCCACCCTACAGGAGGAAAAACAAGGCTTACAGAAGGATGCTCTTTCAGACAGAAGCGACACTGA